One window of the Salvia miltiorrhiza cultivar Shanhuang (shh) chromosome 6, IMPLAD_Smil_shh, whole genome shotgun sequence genome contains the following:
- the LOC130990132 gene encoding adenylosuccinate synthetase 1, chloroplastic, producing the protein MNLSSSTSISSATRTWNGTLYGRLGGSHPQFSLSLPTCKQQKTIICSAAAKSGSAVIEQGLGEYRSGVSRIVDLSHVSGVLGCQWGDEGKGKLVDVLAQHFDIVARCQGGANAGHTIYNSEGKKFALHLVPSGILNEETVCVIGNGVVVHLPGFFKEVDGLEANGVSCKGRILVSDRAHLLFDFHQAVDGLREAELAKSFIGTTRRGIGPCYSSKVIRNGLRVSDLRHMDTFPQKLDVLLSDAASRFKGFNYTPEMLREEVEQYKRFAERLEPFITDTVHFMNDAISRKQKILVEGGQATMLDIDFGTYPFVTSSSPSAGGICTGLGIAPRALGDLIGVVKAYTTRVGSGPFPTEILGKGGDLLRFAGQEFGTTTGRPRRCGWLDIVALKYCSQINGFSSLNLTKLDVLSDLPEIQLGIAYKLPDGSPVHSFPGDLRLLEQIQVEYEVMPGWQVDISSIREYSQLPKAARDYVERIEELVGVPVHYIGVGPGRDALIYK; encoded by the exons ATGAACCTCTCCTCCTCCACCTCCATATCCTCGGCCACGCGAACGTGGAACGGGACCCTCTACGGGAGGCTCGGCGGGTCCCACCCTCAATTTAGTCTCTCGCTTCCTACCTGCAAGCAGCAGAAGACGATTATTTGCTCCGCCGCCGCGAAGAGCGGCTCCGCCGTGATCGAGCAAGGGCTCGGCGAGTATCGATCGGGAGTCAGCCGAATCGTAGATCTGAGTCATGTTTCCGGCGTGCTTGGATGTCAGTGGGGGGACGAGGGCAAAGGAAAGCTCGTCGATGTTCTTGCTCAGCACTTCGACATCGTCGCTCGTTGTCAg GGTGGAGCTAATGCCGGCCACACAATTTACAATTCAGAGGGCAAAAAGTTTGCCCTTCACCTTGTTCCCTCCGGAATTCTCAATGAAGAAACTGTCTGTGTAATTGGTAATGGAGTTGTGGTGCATCTTCCAGGATTCTTTAAGGAAGTGGATGGGCTTGAAGCCAACGGGGTCTCTTGCAAAGGAAGAATACTTGTGTCTGATCGCGCTCACCTGTTATTTGATTTTCATCAAGCTGTGGATGGGCTTAGGGAAGCCGAACTTGCTAAGTCATTTATTGGCACCACCAGGAGAGGTATTGGCCCTTGCTATTCGAGCAAGGTTATTCGGAATGGTTTAAGAGTAAGTGACTTGAGGCATATGGATACTTTTCCCCAGAAGCTTGATGTTTTATTATCTGACGCTGCTTCAAGATTCAAAGGTTTTAACTATACCCCTGAAATGCTCAGGGAAGAAGTTGAGCAGTATAAGAGGTTCGCTGAGAGGTTGGAACCCTTCATTACTGATACTGTGCATTTCATGAATGATGCTATATCTCGGAAACAGAAGATTTTGGTAGAAGGTGGTCAGGCAACCATGCTAGATATTGATTTTGGAACTTACCCTTTCGTAACTTCTTCCAGTCCATCTGCTGGAGGAATCTGCACTGGTCTTGGTATTGCTCCTAGAGCCCTTGGTGATCTTATAGGCGTG GTGAAAGCATACACAACGCGAGTTGGTTCAGGTCCTTTCCCAACAGAAATATTGGGTAAAGGTGGCGATCTACTTAGGTTTGCTGGACAGGAGTTTGGTACTACTACTGGCCGCCCTCGTCGTTGTGGCTGGCTGGACATAGTTGCACTGAAGTATTGTTCTCAGATAAATGGATTCTCATCTCTGAACCTCACCAAACTCGATGTATTGTCTGATCTACCAGAAATCCAGTTGGGTATTGCTTACAAGCTACCCGATGGCTCACCGGTCCATTCATTCCCTGGAGATCTTCGTCTTCTGGAGCAGATCCAA GTCGAATATGAGGTTATGCCTGGCTGGCAGGTCGATATTTCTTCCATCAGAGAGTACTCTCAGCTGCCAAAGGCAGCTCGTGACTACGTAGAAAGGATAGAAGAGCTCGTAGGTGTACCCGTTCACTACATAGGCGTTGGACCTGGCCGTGATGCTCTCATATACAAGTAA
- the LOC130990134 gene encoding alpha-1,6-mannosyl-glycoprotein 2-beta-N-acetylglucosaminyltransferase, whose amino-acid sequence MAVSYRKARMKNLGFCRLITILVFGAIFLLLLLRANTFTDLISRYSVESDDESFGSSNYYNYTLSSSTNLKLPRQNELSISLEKRNQMLPRNLDLYPKLAKNHIVIVLYVHNRPQYLGVAVDSLSKVEGISETLLIVSHDGYFDEMNKVVEGIKFCQVKQIFAPFSPHVFPDGFPGVSSSDCKDKDDAVVKKCVGTPDQYGNHRSPKIVSLKHHWWWMMNTVWDGLKETRQHSGHILFIEEDHFIFPNAYRNLQLLVKLKPKKCPDCYAANLAPSDVKSKGEGWESLVAERMGNVGYSFNRSVWRMIHRKGREFCSFDDYNWDITMWATVYPSFGRPVYSLRGPRTSAVHFGKCGLHQGQGEKAACIDNGVFNFDVEESDKVPNIKWDWGLHVYEHQSGYQAGFRGWGGWGDQRDRQLCLEFAKLYWTSNAGVV is encoded by the coding sequence aTGGCGGTTTCTTACAGAAAAGCCCGGATGAAAAATTTGGGTTTTTGCCGGTTGATTACGATTCTTGTTTTCGGAGCTATTTTCTTGTTGTTATTGTTGAGGGCCAATACGTTTACAGATTTAATCAGCAGATATTCAGTTGAGAGTGATGATGAGAGTTTTGGATCGAGTAATTATTATAACTATACTTTGAGTTCTAGTACGAATTTGAAACTTCCTCGGCAGAATGAGCTGTCGATTTCACTAGAGAAGCGTAATCAGATGTTGCCTAGGAACTTAGATTTATACCCTAAGCTAGCTAAGAATCACATAGTCATTGTGTTGTATGTGCATAATCGGCCTCAATACCTTGGTGTAGCTGTAGACAGCCTGTCGAAAGTCGAGGGCATTAGTGAGACTCTGCTCATTGTTAGCCATGATGGTTACTTTGATGAGATGAACAAGGTTGTGGAGGGCATCAAGTTTTGCCAAGTGAAACAGATCTTTGCCCCGTTTTCGCCTCATGTGTTTCCCGATGGATTTCCAGGTGTATCCTCGAGTGACTGTAAGGATAAGGACGATGCCGTGGTGAAGAAATGTGTGGGGACCCCGGACCAGTATGGCAACCATAGGTCGCCTAAGATAGTGTCATTGAAGCATCACTGGTGGTGGATGATGAACACGGTGTGGGATGGTTTGAAGGAGACGAGGCAGCATTCGGGGCATATCCTTTTCATAGAGGAGGATCACTTTATTTTCCCCAATGCATACCGCAACTTGCAGCTGCTTGTAAAGCTGAAGCCTAAGAAGTGCCCGGATTGCTATGCTGCGAATCTGGCACCGTCTGATGTGAAGTCCAAGGGGGAAGGGTGGGAGAGTTTGGTAGCCGAGAGGATGGGAAACGTGGGCTATTCTTTCAACCGGTCAGTGTGGCGAATGATTCATAGGAAGGGCAGAGAGTTTTGCTCGTTTGATGATTATAACTGGGATATAACGATGTGGGCTACCGTGTATCCATCATTTGGGAGGCCCGTTTACTCGTTGAGGGGACCTAGGACGAGTGCAGTTCACTTTGGCAAGTGTGGTTTGCATCAAGGTCAGGGTGAGAAGGCGGCTTGTATTGATAACGGTGTGTTCAATTTTGATGTTGAGGAAAGTGATAAGGTTCCTAATATAAAATGGGATTGGGGGCTGCACGTGTACGAGCACCAATCCGGGTATCAAGCCGGGTTTAGGGGATGGGGAGGCTGGGGGGATCAAAGGGACCGTCAACTATGTTTGGAATTCGCCAAACTCTATTGGACTTCAAACGCCGGTGTGGTGTGA
- the LOC130990133 gene encoding uncharacterized protein LOC130990133, producing the protein MGVTLMEFGNYMRKGAVFTVRSVWHHPFLVFLACAVIYMSMSFPLMFSLLVSASPVVVCTVILLGTLLYYGQHNIHETEIEMKTKYESVSLRNGKLIDASVVVEQNERPFVEKCGESVEKKLGVVESSLLGHKPDEIHVGGSVDGSNKGRRLSEIESECGEESEALGGPVHVHGEKGEWSEEREREGLGDGEVMADHYAIISKVIGELLDSESDHEKSEGDSCDSERGNREEHHEEGSDSGSERAESSSPDDTSIDDIMPTMLDELHPLLDEDAPPPAQMSHAGSETALTDQSPRSSNASIESADETDVQESEAADDDDDVEEGQDDEEDHTKSVITWTEEDQKNLMEVGNSELERNQRLERILRRRRNRSMVPEINLMNFENPDFQFQIAPISTARRNPFDLPQDSGPGSAPSVLSRRRTNPFELPDDLTEEDPNETGDGSRAELKPSLTRHPFLRRRDNFSARPSIFSPNRLERRPVKIKPFFVAEQRVVDESSYSPFKRESSGQSSPPEDTESVASAEYLEDEGSDDLQDAIEDDPSNDQEAVSESKLADEVPIREPMYDTDTSPKARPLDDDGVQVRDTSSAH; encoded by the exons ATGGGGGTTACATTAATGGAGTTTGGGAATTATATGAGGAAAGGTGCGGTGTTTACAGTTAGATCAGTGTGGCATCATCCATTTCTTGTGTTTCTTGCGTGTGCTGTAATATACATGTCAATGTCATTTCCTTTGATGTTTTCGTTGTTGGTTTCGGCCTCTCCCGTTGTCGTTTGCACTGTTATTTTGCTCGGAACCCTATTGTATTACGGCCAACATAACATACATGAGACTGAAATCGAGATGAAAACCAAATACGAGTCCGTTTCGCTAAGGAATGGCAAGTTGATAGATGCTAGTGTTGTTGTTGAGCAAAATGAGAGGCCTTTTGTTGAGAAATGTGGTGAGAGTGTGGAGAAGAAGTTAGGCGTGGTGGAGTCGAGTTTGTTAGGGCATAAGCCCGATGAGATTCATGTGGGTGGTAGCGTAGATGGATCGAATAAGGGAAGGAGATTGTCCGAGATTGAGTCGGAGTGCGGGGAGGAGAGCGAGGCGTTGGGAGGTCCGGTGCACGTGCACGGGGAGAAGGGCGAGTGGAGtgaggagagggagagagaggggctTGGTGATGGGGAGGTCATGGCGGATCACTATGCCATAATCTCTAAAGTCATTGGTGAGCTCCTAGATTCCGAGTCGGATCACGAGAAATCCGAGGGGGATTCTTGCGATTCCGAGAGGGGGAATAGGGAGGAGCACCACGAGGAAGGTTCGGACTCGGGGTCCGAGAGGGCCGAGAGCTCGTCTCCGGACGACACCTCGATCGATGACATAATGCCGACGATGCTCGACGAGCTCCACCCCCTCTTGGATGAGGATGCACCACCGCCGGCTCAAATGTCGCACGCCGGCTCCGAGACGGCGCTGACCGACCAATCACCGCGCTCCAGCAACGCCAGCATTGAGTCGGCCGATGAGACCGATGTTCAAGAATCAGAGGCCgcggacgacgacgacgacgtcgAGGAGGGGCAGGACGACGAGGAGGATCACACCAAGTCTGTCATCACTTGGACAGAGGAGGATCAGAAGAATCTAATGGAAGTTGGAAATTCGGAGCTCGAAAGGAATCAACGGTTGGAGAGGATCTTGAGAAGGAGAAGGAATCGGAGCATGGTGCCTGAGATCAACTTGATGAACTTTGAAAATCCTGATTTCCAGTTCCAAATCGCTCCCATCTCCACAGCAAGGCGGAATCCGTTTGATCTGCCTCAGGATTCGGGTCCCGGCTCGGCTCCTTCGGTTCTATCACGACGAAGAACGAACCCTTTCGAGTTACCAGATGACTTGACCGAAGAGGATCCGAATGAAACAGGGGACGGATCTCGTGCAGAGCTCAAGCCGTCGCTAACTAGACATCCGTTCCTTAGAAGGCGCGACAATTTCTCCGCAAGGCCCTCGATCTTTTCCCCGAATAGGCTAGAGAGGCGGCCAGTGAAAATAAAGCCGTTCTTCGTGGCAGAACAGAGGGTTGTAGACGAGTCGAGCTACTCGCCGTTTAAACGAGAGTCAAGCGGGCAGAGCTCTCCTCCGGAGGATACAGAGTCAGTTGCCTCAGCCGAGTATCTTGAAGACGAGGGATCAGACGATCTGCAAGATGCCATTGAAGATGACCCATCCAATGATCAAGAAGCTGTTTCTGAGAGCAAGCTGGCAGACGAGGTTCCAATCAGGGAGCCCATGTACGACACCGACACGAGCCCCAAGGCTCGACCCCTGGATGATGACGGAGTGCAG GTGCGAGATACCTCGTCTGCACATTGA
- the LOC130990135 gene encoding uncharacterized protein LOC130990135: protein MLLYGATSTRIRCSMKCPRDRQTQLLHRKPPVFDLHFTAGNYIAVAVAAASAALVLSAGAIEVAAPSQPEETLSNVPQTLSSVCSPDEKECKKRYKIQRPKSKKAEACTSKCTSTCIQGGFGSPGEGPFNIRRPLVVFKDSFRSRKYCLSECSDICNLIGDGDDGP from the exons ATGCTCCTCTATGGCGCAACTTCCACCAGAATCAGATGCTCGATGAAATGCCCCAGAGACCGCCAAACTCAACTACTCCACAGAAAACCGCCCGTCTTTGATCTCCATTTCACCGCAGGCAACTACATAGCCGTCGcagtcgccgccgcctccgcggCGCTGGTGCTGTCGGCGGGAGCCATAGAGGTGGCGGCACCATCGCAGCCGGAGGAGACGCTGTCGAACGTGCCGCAGACGCTGTCGAGCGTGTGCAGTCCCGATGAAAAGGAGTGCAAGAAGAGATACAAAATCCAGAGGCCGAAGTCGAAGAAGGCGGAGGCGTGCACGAGTAAGTGCACCTCCACCTGCATTCAAGGCGGTTTCGGTTCCCCCGGAGAAGGCCCCTTTAACATCCGCAG ACCACTAGTTGTTTTCAAAGATAGTTTTCGGAGTCGAAAATATTG TTTGTCAGAATGCTCTGACATCTGTAACTTGATTGGAGATGGTGATGATGGACCCtga